The sequence TACCTGCGCGAGAACGTCCAAAGCGCGCAGAGTGATATCCCGCAGGTTGCCGATGGGCGTGCTCACAACATAAAGTGTGCCGGGCTTAACGGATGTTTTTTCCTCATTCATAAGCGCATATCTCCCCGGCACGTTCTATGCAGGAATCGTTTCCTGTCCGGTGCGTCGGCGATGTTTCAGAATCCGCCTAATTCTCAGCTTATAATTATACTAATAAATCTTTAAAAAGTCAATGAAAAGCATGACTTTTGCCGCCTTGCTGCACGAGGGATAGGCAGCGACGGCAGTCGCCCGGGCCGCACCACTCTTGCCGCAGCTGGATCATCCCTTGCTGATGTCTGGCGCCGCGCACGCACGCCTTTTCACATTCCCAGGCGAACAGCTGCTTCTGCATTATGCGGATTAGGTCGTTGGAGGACAAACGAGGATAGCTTTGAAAAACCTGGAGCACCCCATTTTTCAATTTGCCGTCGTCGCTTTCTTCGGCATAGGCCAAAAGAGCCGGAAGGACCGTATTGACCACAATATCCCGCGCGCGCTCGCTTCCCACAAGCTGCAAATCCACTATTCCGCTTTCTTCTTCAAAGGTATATCGTTTTGACCAAAATGCATCGGCATCCATCGTCATCATTGCCTCCAGCTCGCGGATGATTTGGGCTGTTCCGGCAGACGATTCTGCAAAAGCTTTCACAAAAGCGGCAATAAATCCCTGCTCTCGAAAGCGGCAGGCAAGGGATGCGGCAGCAGCAACTCTTCGAGTAGGAAAATTAGCAGGGCGTAGGCGAAAGAATTGCCATTCTTCCGGACGCAGCGACGAAAATTTGCCGCGATGGGATAAAGTTCGCCACCACGCTTCCATCTCGGACACGTAATCATCAGATGCCGCGATTCCGCTTTGTGAAGGCAAAAGACCTGCGGTCCCAAACAAAAGGGCTTGGCTTTTCAGCAGCGCGGTATCCTCAGGATCGCTCCACGTGTATGCCCACAGCGTTTCGATCGGCATGAACACCGCCAGTTTGCGAAAAGGCACACGATTCTTTGAATAACCAAGCGCCTCCATGAGAAATTCGTAAAAAACCTGATCCCACGACTGCGCCGCCGGCCGTTCGCGAAATCTGGCGGCTTTGCGCTGCAGCCGCAGGTCCCCTGCCCGCTCCAACACGGCTCGGATAACCGTCAACGGTTCTCGACTCAAAGCGCATTCTTGGGTCTGCGGCGGCGCTTCATCTTCTTCCTGTTCCAACTGCTCGGCGCTCTTTTCGAGATAGTCATCCAAATTAAGCGTCACTGCAGCGGCGCCGTTCTCTTTCACCGCCCTGAAGGCAGGCGGACAATCCATGGTGACGACATGCAGCACCACTTTGTTATAGCGCGGATCGCGGTGATGACCATGAGCATACCAGTCACCCGCAACGGCATGGACCTCGACATCCCCCCGCACCACCTTGCCGTTAATCCTGACGAGGGCGTCGAGAAAATCGGGACCGGCGTCGCGATTGCGGGTCCCTTTTTCCATGATCTCGATTTGATGGCCTTCCGTACTCTGCAGGAGCCGCCCCTGAAAGGAGCGTTCCAGCCATAAATGGTAAAGAAACCCCTCCCTTGCCGGTTCTTCGACGCAATTCATTATTTCCCCCTTGAAATTTGAAGCGATTATTGCAATATCGGGTTGCGCATCGGCAAAATTGTCCCCTCGTCGTCGATGATCTTTTTACCGTTGTTCAACGGCAAAGACAGTGTTTGCAGTTCGGCGATGAGTTTTTGTCGATCGCTGCCGGTCAGCGGTCGCGGCTGAAACTGTACGACCGCGTTGTACACATGCAGCGGCACGATCTGCGCCTCGACCCAACCCTCTTTTGTAAAGAAGAGACGCAAAATGGCGGCCGTATGCGCATTTTCACTTAGCGATCCAAAAATGTAATTGCCGAGACTGTAGGCGATCAGCTTGTCTTTATAAATTTCGAACCCCTGCAGCACATGGGGATGATGTCCGATGATCACATCGACGCCGGCATCGATCAAACGATGTGCGCGTTCAATCTGCAGGGAATTGGCTTCTTTGCTTTTTTCGACACCCCAATGGATGTTGACGATGACAACATCCGCCTGCTGACGAGCGAGGCGAATCATCTCTTCGATCCGCGGCTCGGCATAGTTGCAGGTGCCGCAGCGCGTCGGCGTCGCCCAAAACTCATGCGGATAGCAAGTGGTAAGTCCGATGAAAGCGAGGCGGAGTCCACGGATTTCAATTATCACCGGAGCACAGGCTTGGTCGAGATTTTGCCCGCCGCCGCAGTAACGAATGCCCGCCCGATCGAGCGTGGCGATTGTCGACATCAACCCGTCACAGCCGTAATCCATAATGTGATTGTTGGCCAACGTTACCACGTCGATTCCCGCGTTGACCATGCCTTCCACCATAAAAGTCGGCACTTTAAAAGTGTACTGCTTTTCAACAAAAAGACGGCCGCTATCGGCAAAAGGAGCTTCGAGGTTTACGACGGCGACATCCGCTGCGCTCAGCCACTGCCGCGTGTATTCGAACGGCGCATCCACCCCTTCTTTTTTGACCTTATCGACGATCCACGAGCCGAGCATCAAATCGCCGGCCGCGGCTACTTCGACGCGACCGGTATCCGCGATGTAGAAAGGAGCCGAATCGCGATAATAGACGCCGAGAGAATCGTTTGTCGAGACATTCGTTTTGTTTTCATCGGAGGCTTTAGAGCAAGCGATAAGGGCGATTGCCGCCGAAAGGACAAATCCAAAGGCAATCGCCCGAAGATTGTGCGGAATCATACAGCTCCTATTCCTTCGGCAACTCCGGATTCTCGTCTGCAGCTGTTTGAGCTTCGGCGGCAGCCTGCCGTTTGGCTTCCTGGCGCTCGCGCCGTTCTTTTTCCTTCTCCGCTTTAACCTTTTCGATTTCCGCCTCTTTATCCTGCAGCTGCTTTTCCAGAGATTTCACCGTCTCGACGATCTTTTTGCATTCTTCATCCTTGCGGATGTCGGGAGTCTGTTCGGCGGTCATCAATTCATAGACGCGGCCGCCCAATTCGACAAACTGCCGCTCGATATTGCGCTTGATGCCGAAAATATCGACCTTGAGCTTGCCGATTCGACTGTACTCTTCAGTTTTGTCGATAACCAACTCGAGACCCTCACGAATGCTGTCCAATAATGCCGACATACCTGCCTCCTTTTCACCTCAATGTTCATTGCCCGAAAAGCGGGCTTTAATTCGATGGTGGATTATTATTAATTGACGCCGCAAAATACGAGTTTTTGTACAACACTCCAACGATTGATTTTCAGGCGCACAAAATAAATACCGCCGGCCACAGCGCGGCCGCCGTCGTCCAGACCGTCCCAATAGACTGTCTGCCGTCCGGCGGGAGAAGCGCCGCGCACCAGTTTTCTCACTCGACGGCCCAAGGCATCGTAAACGTCCAATTCGACTGCTGCTTGGCCGGAACTCACCGGCACTTGGAACGAAACCGCGGTTCGATTGAGAAACGGGTTCGGCTGCGGCGGCAGCAGAGCAAGCAAAGAGCCTTCTTCATCAGGAGGTTCGGCGGCCAGAGCTTCCAATACATCCAGCTTGCCCCAACCCCAACGGATGTTGGGCGTCGCCCCGACAAAAGCGTCTACTCGAGCCGTTCCGGTCATCATCTCTTTGATTTGCTGGGCCGTTAAAGTTGCATCCTGCTGCAGCAACAAAGCCGCAGCGCCGGCCACATGCGGCGCAGCCATGCTCGTACCGCTGCTGAGCGCATGCTTGCCGTCTTTGTTGACATAGGCATTCGGATAGCGTGTACTGCCGGAATTAAAGATGCTGTACCGTCCATTCGGCGGTGCATCCACAGAATAGGCGCCGACGATGATTTGCCCCGGCGCAGCAATGTCCGGTTTGACATAACCGCCTTTGCGTACCGGCCCGGGACTGGAAAAAGACGAAAGCTGTCCTTCGCGTACGGTATTGTCGACATCATAGGTGAGACTGTTTCCGTCCAGATCGATCCATGAACGCTTGGTGACGAACGAAGCGACGGTGATGGCGCTGCGCGAAGTCCCCGGGATGGTCAACTTCCCTTCGGCAAAATCGCCGGTTTCAAAGGACACTTCCATGGTGGCGTTTACCAGCCACAAGTCGATCGTGCCGCCGGAACCGGTAAAGACAAATTTCCAGAGCCCGTCGGCAGGCGGCGATACGGCTGTTCCGTCGTAGATTTGGATATAGAACTCGCGATCGCCGTTCAGCGGGTTGGCGCCGGCACGATAGTTCTCTCCATCCTCGTAAAAACCGTTCCAAATGTAAACTGTGCCTTCTGTGGTTTTCTTTTCCAGGACGTTTCCAGGCAGAACCGGGCCGTACTCTCTTCCGCTCGGCGAGACGACCGTGACGCCGATTTTCTGGGAACCATCGTACCAGCCGTCGAGAGCAATGATATCATTTTCGGCGCCGTTTTCTGCTCGATAATTCTCGACGCGCAGGCTGATAGTCTGCGGTTCAGAGCTGCTGCGCAGAACGGCTCTTGCATGAACCGAATTGTTGCCGTCATTGCCGGCGACGGTCACAACCACCTTGCCGCGCCCGACCAGGTTGTCGATAAACCGCTCTACGGGCGAGGTGCCGTCGTGGGCACCGCTGTGACCGCCCAAACTGAGATTGGCGACGTAGGGTTTACCCAAAACCTGAGCCACGCTGTCGATAAAAGTTAGACCAATGATTTGATCAGTGGGGCGGAATTCTCGGCCGGCCTCGTCGCGCGTAGCCTTGACGATCACCAGATCGGCCTCGGGAGCCACGCCCGCGTACTCGCCCAAACCTTCACCGACTGCCCCGTCGGCTGCGGCGATCGCCGCGACGTGCGTGCCGTGGCCGCTGACATCGCGCATGGCAATGGTTCGTCGCCCCTCCAGCGCTTCATTGATCTGCCGTTCATCATAGGCTTCACCGCCGTAAACGGCACCGCTGCGGCTTAGATCGAGCATCGCCTTGATGCGCGTCGTGCCGTCCGGTTTGCGAAAATCATAGTGCGTCCAGTCGATGCCGGAATCTATGATGCCGACTATGACTCCGCGCCCGGTTACACCGCGTTGGTTGCGCGCCTTTACCGCATTGACGGCCACCGTGCTCTTGTCCAGCGCAGCCCGGTCAGGGTGAGGTGCCTCCACATAGACGACATTCGGCAACTCGGCGACGCGCTGCAAGGCGCTCAGCGGCAGATCCGCAACAGCCATGTCGCCACGGCGGCAAATAAACTTTACTCCCTCTTTCCGCAATAGTTCTTCGCCTCCGCGAAAAGTCAACACGACGCGAACCTGTTCTTCTCCGGCACTTTTGGCAAGAATATCGCTGTAAGCACTGCCGACTTCCGGAGTTGCCGCCAAACGCGTCAAGCGGGGATCCATTTTACCGACAGCGCCGACAACAAGCACGGGCAGAAACACCGCCAGAAAAATCCGAAAGGAATAGGGCACAAAGAACCTCATTATTTGATTATTGCCAGCTTTTTATACGCCGAATTTCTATCGCCGTTCACTGTAGAAACGTCCATCCTGAGGAAGTAAATTCCCGAAGGCAAATCTGGGCGCCAGGAGAGGCTGTGCTCACCGGCACCATGGTATTGCCGCAGCAACGCTGCAACACGCTTCCCGTCGATAGAATAGACCGAAAGCTCCACCAAGGCGTCATCCGGCAGGAAAAAGTGGATGCGCGTGAACGCATTAAAAGGATTGGGATAATTGCCAAGCAACAGATGCCGAACAGGTTGGGCCGGACGGTCATCTGCTGCGGTCACGAATTGCTTTACCTTTCCATAAAAACAGACGTCATCGATGAAAACGCCCGCAGATTCTTCCTGTTCGTTGGAGACAAAGCGGAAACGAATCCACAAGCGGCTGCGGAACAGCGGTAGAAAAGGGGTAAGCTCCACTCGATGCTGTTCATAGTTCAAGTTTTGATTCGAGAACTGGTAGACGGGTTGCCAGGTCAGTGAATCGGCGCTGATCTCCAGAACACAATAGTCCTTATCGAGTTGCATATGGCAATTGGCCCAAAACGAGATCCAGGCCGATTCGAGCCGCTCGGCTGCAAAGCTGCGCCGCAGGGTCATGACGGCGTTCATGTTCGCTCGATAAGGAAGGAGGCCGCCGTTGCAGTGAGCAGCGTATTTACCCGAATGCCCGCCGTAACGGTTGGTCACACCCCAGCCGCCGGTAAACAGCCATTCGCCTTCGCCGGACTCGAAATCATCGACCAGGGCAGTGGGGAAAATCATGGTCGATGCGGAATCATTACTTGGTCGATTATCGCCGACTGCCGATTGAAGCTGAAATTTTGCCTTCAGCTCAGTTGTGTCGGGCACGACAAAACGGGAAAAGTCGATCCGCACATGCCGGCCGGATTCAAGATCGGTTATCGTTCTCGAGACGGCGGCGTGAGTCAATAGGCCGTCACTGATCGTGCAGGTTACGCTAATGTTGGGAAATAACTGGGTGCCGAGATTTTTCACCAGTGCCGAGAGAGGGAGCAGATCGCCGACAAAAAGTTTTTCGACGCGCTGCACACGCGCATACACAGCCAGATCGAACGGCGGTTTGTTCACGTGCAGAGCGACCGGAAGAGCTAAACTATCCGCGGTTCTGTCGTTGGATTCAATCAGCACTTTCGCAAGATAATCGCCCGGATCGATATCTTGAGCGGAAACGACAAGTCTCACGGGCTCTTTCGACTGCGGCGGAATGGTGCTGAGCGAAGGAGATGTCTTGAGCCACGCGGCCGGCATAGAGCCGTAACCGCTGCGGTGCAGGTTTTCAGCATTTTCCCCCTCATCGGAAAAAAGGATTTTACCTCCGTCGGAAACGGAAATGCAATCGATAAAAAAGCCGGTGACCGTCGGATCATCGAGGGTAGAAAATCCCATATCGCTGGCAAAGGCGAAACGGATGACGGTCTGCGATGAACGATAAGGACTTAGATCGAATGCGGCGGGTTGCCAGCCGTTGCTTTTACCGGCCCAGCCGGGAATATTGGGGCCCATGTTCCAGCCTTGCTCTTTTTCTCCGAAAGCCCAAAGGCTGCTGCAGGAATAAGGCGGGAAAAGCGGTCGTATGATCTGAAACGATTGACCGCCGTCGGTCGAGATCCAGACGTTGGCGCCGTCCCAGCCGTCCCAAGGCGGGTCTGTTCCCTCAGGCGGCTCGATCGACCAGAAAGCGACGAATTTCAGCATTGGATTTGTGGTTGTGGTCAAATCGAGAGGCGGCGTATCCAAATACTGCAGCCAATGATTGGCATACCCGCCGAGCGCCGGGCTGCCGCACCACCAGGAAAAATCGTCGTATGCATTAAAGGCGGAAACATGAAAAACCTGCGGCGTCTCCTCGCAAAAAAGTGCATAGTCGAGCGGTACGGAACCGCGATTCTCCAAGTGAAACTCCGCCTGGATTTCCTCGCCGGCGGTCAGCTCAAATGACAAGGAATCGGGTACAAACGCAACGGCGCTTTCGGTTACGGCATCATATACGAACGGAGCAAAAGATCCAAGACCGGAATCGCCCCAAAGGATGCGAAAATAGCCGTTCTCTCCCCAGTCGGCGCCCCAGCTGTTTTTGCAAATCCAGCATTTCCCTTCATCATCCCAGCCGACGATCAACACGCCGTGACCGCCCACTGCTTTGCCCCACACGTGCCGGTAAACGCCCCCGCCGTAGAACTGGAAATCCTCAAAGACGGTATAGGAAACCGACACCGGATGTCGAAAGACGGCTTGTTTGAGGTTGTCGATCAAAATTTCGTTGAGGGTGACATAGCCCCAATCGGGTATGGTAATCATGCGGCGATCGGATTCAGGGCAGGCGTTGCTGCACGGAATGTCGTCGCGAGCGCGGTAGGGCATGCAGGACTCGAAAGGCACGCCGAAATCGCGGACAAAGGAAAGCGCTCCTTCGATGCTGCCGCCTCTGCAGGTTCCGACGCCGGCGCAGGAAAGTACAAACTGTTCGGACAAATCGATTCCCGAGTCCGGTGTGCCGTTAAAGATTTGGTACCAAGCCTCGACCTGGGCAAGAGCGGAAAAATTCCAACAGCTGCCGCAGCCGCCTTGATTTCGCACGGGCGTCACCCAATTGCCGTTGTTGTTCCTCCAGTCGAATCGGCTGGGCAGAGAGGAAATCGGCTTGAGGCGGATCAAGCGGGACGCTGCATCAGCCGGAGGTTCAGACAGAGTGCCGCAAAGTTCTGCAAATTCATGCGCCGAGAGAGAGGCCACCCAGCTTCGGCCGGTGTACCATGCAGCACCTGCGTCGCGAATAGCCTGTTGGACCGCCTCGATTCGATTTTCTCCATAGAGTAAACCCGCTGAGAGCGCTATGAAAAGCACAGCTTTATGTATATTCATACTTTCCTCATTTGATAAGTAACAGCTTTTGACGTAACACCTCCCGCCTGCCTTCGGCAAACGACAAGGCAATTTGAGCGAAATAGATGCCGGTGGGCATGCCTTCGGCATCCCATACCCAAACCTGCCTGTTGTTCGAGCAGCGGGTCACAGCCGACTGATAGACAAGCCGGCCGCGCGCATCCGAAATGTTCAGTTGGGCAACGGCCGGTTTAGCTAAAAAGGCAACGAGCGAAACCGATGTATTGAAAGGATTGGGAGCGGCAAGCAGCGAAGCCGAGTGCGTTATTGAATATGAGCGGACGGCTGCAGGTTCTTGTTCCGGTTCGACTGAGCTTGTAAAGACGTTGAAATCGTCGAGAAGCACGCCGATACTTCCGGAGAAGGCATCGGAGACGAAACGAAAGCGGAACCAAGCCTTTTGCGCTCCGCATGTGAGCAGATCGACGAAATCGATCATCCGTCGACGCCAAGGCGGCTGCATTCCCGAGAGAATGTCGACGGACCGCCAATGCAGGCTGTCGCTGCTGATCTCAACCACACAATAGTCCCCGTCTTCGGTAAAGACGCGCGCCCAATAGGTGACGATCAATGTATCGACATCCTGTAAAACGAAACCAGGGGAAAAAGTGAGCACCGCATTCATATTTTCCGGATAAGGATAAACGCCGCCGTTGATGTGGGCGGCACCGCTGCCTTTGTGTCCGTTCAGTTTAGAGGTAACGGCCCAGCCGCCGCGGAAATCCCAAAAGCCGGTTTCGGCCTCGAAATCATCGAGCAAATGGGTTGCCTGCACGTCGCAGCTCAGTGTGTCGTTAAAGCGATTCAGATCTTTTTCCAAGCCGGACAAAAAGACCAAGAGCTGCATCGGGGTCACTTTGACGGGACGAAAGGGTTTGAACCGGAATGCAAGTTCACCGGATAGCGCAGGCAGAGACAGATTGAGAGTATCGCTGTAAAGAAACGCGTTTTCAGCGGCAATTTGACAAACGAGCGAAATTCGATCGACTGCATTGAGGCCGATGTTTTCGACGACAACGCCAAAAGGCACCGAGGAAAGAAGCGGAAACCCCGACGGCGGCGTTTCGGTTTTCACGAGCCGGACATCCCATTCCGGCGGCAAAACATTCAAACGGCAATGTACCTGAAGGCTGCTGCCTGAATTACCGGAAATGAAAAT comes from candidate division KSB1 bacterium and encodes:
- a CDS encoding DUF2851 family protein, with translation MNCVEEPAREGFLYHLWLERSFQGRLLQSTEGHQIEIMEKGTRNRDAGPDFLDALVRINGKVVRGDVEVHAVAGDWYAHGHHRDPRYNKVVLHVVTMDCPPAFRAVKENGAAAVTLNLDDYLEKSAEQLEQEEDEAPPQTQECALSREPLTVIRAVLERAGDLRLQRKAARFRERPAAQSWDQVFYEFLMEALGYSKNRVPFRKLAVFMPIETLWAYTWSDPEDTALLKSQALLFGTAGLLPSQSGIAASDDYVSEMEAWWRTLSHRGKFSSLRPEEWQFFRLRPANFPTRRVAAAASLACRFREQGFIAAFVKAFAESSAGTAQIIRELEAMMTMDADAFWSKRYTFEEESGIVDLQLVGSERARDIVVNTVLPALLAYAEESDDGKLKNGVLQVFQSYPRLSSNDLIRIMQKQLFAWECEKACVRGARHQQGMIQLRQEWCGPGDCRRCLSLVQQGGKSHAFH
- a CDS encoding CapA family protein produces the protein MIPHNLRAIAFGFVLSAAIALIACSKASDENKTNVSTNDSLGVYYRDSAPFYIADTGRVEVAAAGDLMLGSWIVDKVKKEGVDAPFEYTRQWLSAADVAVVNLEAPFADSGRLFVEKQYTFKVPTFMVEGMVNAGIDVVTLANNHIMDYGCDGLMSTIATLDRAGIRYCGGGQNLDQACAPVIIEIRGLRLAFIGLTTCYPHEFWATPTRCGTCNYAEPRIEEMIRLARQQADVVIVNIHWGVEKSKEANSLQIERAHRLIDAGVDVIIGHHPHVLQGFEIYKDKLIAYSLGNYIFGSLSENAHTAAILRLFFTKEGWVEAQIVPLHVYNAVVQFQPRPLTGSDRQKLIAELQTLSLPLNNGKKIIDDEGTILPMRNPILQ
- a CDS encoding S8 family serine peptidase, with translation MPYSFRIFLAVFLPVLVVGAVGKMDPRLTRLAATPEVGSAYSDILAKSAGEEQVRVVLTFRGGEELLRKEGVKFICRRGDMAVADLPLSALQRVAELPNVVYVEAPHPDRAALDKSTVAVNAVKARNQRGVTGRGVIVGIIDSGIDWTHYDFRKPDGTTRIKAMLDLSRSGAVYGGEAYDERQINEALEGRRTIAMRDVSGHGTHVAAIAAADGAVGEGLGEYAGVAPEADLVIVKATRDEAGREFRPTDQIIGLTFIDSVAQVLGKPYVANLSLGGHSGAHDGTSPVERFIDNLVGRGKVVVTVAGNDGNNSVHARAVLRSSSEPQTISLRVENYRAENGAENDIIALDGWYDGSQKIGVTVVSPSGREYGPVLPGNVLEKKTTEGTVYIWNGFYEDGENYRAGANPLNGDREFYIQIYDGTAVSPPADGLWKFVFTGSGGTIDLWLVNATMEVSFETGDFAEGKLTIPGTSRSAITVASFVTKRSWIDLDGNSLTYDVDNTVREGQLSSFSSPGPVRKGGYVKPDIAAPGQIIVGAYSVDAPPNGRYSIFNSGSTRYPNAYVNKDGKHALSSGTSMAAPHVAGAAALLLQQDATLTAQQIKEMMTGTARVDAFVGATPNIRWGWGKLDVLEALAAEPPDEEGSLLALLPPQPNPFLNRTAVSFQVPVSSGQAAVELDVYDALGRRVRKLVRGASPAGRQTVYWDGLDDGGRAVAGGIYFVRLKINRWSVVQKLVFCGVN
- a CDS encoding T9SS type A sorting domain-containing protein — encoded protein: MNIHKAVLFIALSAGLLYGENRIEAVQQAIRDAGAAWYTGRSWVASLSAHEFAELCGTLSEPPADAASRLIRLKPISSLPSRFDWRNNNGNWVTPVRNQGGCGSCWNFSALAQVEAWYQIFNGTPDSGIDLSEQFVLSCAGVGTCRGGSIEGALSFVRDFGVPFESCMPYRARDDIPCSNACPESDRRMITIPDWGYVTLNEILIDNLKQAVFRHPVSVSYTVFEDFQFYGGGVYRHVWGKAVGGHGVLIVGWDDEGKCWICKNSWGADWGENGYFRILWGDSGLGSFAPFVYDAVTESAVAFVPDSLSFELTAGEEIQAEFHLENRGSVPLDYALFCEETPQVFHVSAFNAYDDFSWWCGSPALGGYANHWLQYLDTPPLDLTTTTNPMLKFVAFWSIEPPEGTDPPWDGWDGANVWISTDGGQSFQIIRPLFPPYSCSSLWAFGEKEQGWNMGPNIPGWAGKSNGWQPAAFDLSPYRSSQTVIRFAFASDMGFSTLDDPTVTGFFIDCISVSDGGKILFSDEGENAENLHRSGYGSMPAAWLKTSPSLSTIPPQSKEPVRLVVSAQDIDPGDYLAKVLIESNDRTADSLALPVALHVNKPPFDLAVYARVQRVEKLFVGDLLPLSALVKNLGTQLFPNISVTCTISDGLLTHAAVSRTITDLESGRHVRIDFSRFVVPDTTELKAKFQLQSAVGDNRPSNDSASTMIFPTALVDDFESGEGEWLFTGGWGVTNRYGGHSGKYAAHCNGGLLPYRANMNAVMTLRRSFAAERLESAWISFWANCHMQLDKDYCVLEISADSLTWQPVYQFSNQNLNYEQHRVELTPFLPLFRSRLWIRFRFVSNEQEESAGVFIDDVCFYGKVKQFVTAADDRPAQPVRHLLLGNYPNPFNAFTRIHFFLPDDALVELSVYSIDGKRVAALLRQYHGAGEHSLSWRPDLPSGIYFLRMDVSTVNGDRNSAYKKLAIIK